A region from the Triticum aestivum cultivar Chinese Spring chromosome 3D, IWGSC CS RefSeq v2.1, whole genome shotgun sequence genome encodes:
- the LOC123078452 gene encoding uncharacterized protein, which translates to MGPPQGRCFGAPWAWRIGEQSMPYIRRSLDAMDDQEGGWNGGAGLLFSLRFDPMRAGFDPTLASFPVSALISRLLGWGKNSGQGRPQGAVMVAAAVALYVAALCASDQQPRRRRLAASAAARPTSATRPRALPAPDDGLRILSSNDEYLENVIHSVSIGAGDDEPILVARVQTMPPDMAGATSAWETERDRLEKEEVERFKQLWLSLVEREQRLELRLMDLDGLIEQEATVKELENRVGLAAVEARLLELKALSLREENETLKAQAAELEAVRAQLGRAKEKLRALKERVQVEREEFQSEAAALRDKVMELEKTGEKRERVLAAEAAELRRAKAALEEENRELARRLQDAEQVSTAVSLVHEDDMVDEASYLREANDRLTRQIEQLHSDHCAHVEELVYLKWVNACLRHDLRGGDHHPSSAEQDQDGAGSAMPSAMDLSKSMSYRSSEKAKELMLQYGSLGLDGYDPALFSPLNESTYGDGESHQRRVGDHDEPGRSPVVPSPAAAAPENRAGHGKLKFLRNIKKLLASSRRSHGHDRKSKKAAPDHEHLEKAMRWLSSGSHDALGADSSYESTPLSSCDRTPLSSVTTVDLHARARAGEAPPASRLEAETKLARSKSDNGASFGREATRYHALRPDRPAGRGTDGFHSPEKIRRYSDELTSS; encoded by the exons ATGGGGCCTCCTCAAGGTCGCTGCTTCGGCGCCCCCTGGGCATGGCGAATTGGAGAGCAGAGCATGCCTTACATACGGCGCTCGCTTGACGCCATGGACGACCAGGAGGGAGGCTGGAATGGAGGTGCTGGCCTCTTATTCTCCCTCCGATTTGATCCCATGAGGGCGGGCTTCGATCCTACTCTGGCCAGCTTCCCTGTTTCCGCGCTGATTAGCCGCCTTCTTGGATGGGGCAAGAACAGTGGCCAAGGGAGGCCGCAGGGGGCCGTGAtggtcgccgccgccgttgcccttTACGTGGCTGCGCTCTGTGCTTCAGATCAGCAGCCTCGCCGGCGACGCCTGGCTGCTTCTGCTGCAGCTAGGCCAACTTCTG CAACCAGACCTCGTGCTCTGCCTGCGCCGGACGATGGCCTCAGAATTCTGTCATCGAAT GATGAATATCTGGAGAACGTGATCCACAGCGTGTCGATCGGTGCCGGGGACGATGAGCCGATTCTGGTGGCAAGAGTTCAGACCATGCCACCCGACATGGCTGGAGCAACCTCTGCATGGGAAACGGAGCGCGATAGGCTGGAGAAAGAGGAGGTCGAGCGATTCAAGCAGCTGTGGCTGTCGCTCGTGGAGCGGGAGCAGAGGCTGGAGCTCCGGCTGATGGACCTGGACGGCCTTATAGAGCAGGAGGCCACCGTGAAAGAGCTCGAGAACCGCGTCGGCCTCGCCGCCGTGGAGGCGCGGCTCCTGGAGCTCAAGGCCTTGTCGCTGCGTGAGGAGAACGAGACGCTCAAGGCCCAGGCGGCGGAGCTGGAGGCCGTCCGGGCCCAGCTGGGTCGCGCCAAGGAGAAGCTGCGGGCGCTCAAGGAGCGGGTGCAGGTGGAGCGGGAGGAGTTTCagagcgaggcggcggcgctccgggACAAGGTAATGGAGCTGGAAAAGACCGGCgagaagagggagagggtgctggcggcggaggcggcggagctaCGGAGGGCCAAGGCCGCGCTGGAGGAGGAGAACAGGGAGCTTGCTCGGAGGTTGCAGGATGCGGAGCAGGTTTCCACCGCTGTTAGTCTGGTTCATGAG GACGACATGGTTGATGAGGCAAGCTACCTGAGGGAGGCGAACGATCGGCTGACGAGGCAGATCGAGCAGCTACACAGCGACCACTGCGCGCACGTCGAGGAGCTCGTCTACCTCAAGTGGGTCAACGCCTGCCTCCGCCACGACCTCCGTGGCGGCGACCACCACCCCTCCTCCGCCGAGCAAGATCAGGACGGGGCTGGCAGCGCCATGCCGTCGGCCATGGACCTGAGCAAGAGCATGAGCTACCGCTCCAGCGAGAAGGCCAAGGAGCTCATGCTCCAGTATGGCAGCCTCGGCCTCGACGGCTACGACCCCGCGCTCTTCTCGCCGCTCAACGAGTCGACATACGGCGACGGCGAAAGTCACCAGCGGCGCGTTGGAGATCACGACGAGCCAGGGCGGAGCCCGGTCGTGCCGTCGCCGGCCGCGGCCGCGCCCGAGAATCGGGCCGGGCATGGCAAGCTCAAGTTTCTGAGGAATATCAAGAAGCTGCTGGCGAGCAGCAGAAGGAGCCACGGCCACGACCGCAAGAGCAAGAAGGCCGCGCCGGACCACGAGCATCTGGAGAAGGCGATGCGGTGGCTGTCCTCCGGCAGCCACGACGCGCTCGGCGCAGACAGCTCGTACGAGAGCACGCCGCTGTCGTCGTGCGACCGGACGCCGCTGAGCAGCGTGACGACCGTGGACTTGCACGCCCGTGCGCGCGCCGGGGAGGCGCCCCCCGCGTCGAGGCTGGAGGCGGAGACTAAGCTGGCGAGGTCCAAGAGCGACAATGGCGCGTCCTTCGGGCGGGAGGCGACCAGGTACCACGCTCTCCGGCCGGACCGCCCGGCCGGTCGCGGGACAGACGGATTCCACTCGCCGGAGAAGATTAGAAGGTACTCAGACGAGTTGACAAGCTCCTGA